The Chryseobacterium sp. 52 genome includes a region encoding these proteins:
- a CDS encoding TonB-dependent receptor has product MKKKIICAFALLSFGFAFSQETTSKIFGRLKGISSEVTVKVVHIPTNSTFETKSNSKGQYSLDNLQPGGPYSIEISDGSQVIYSNTNLQLSLGNNDLPIVDIGGSEKAIDEVKLTSKKSNVKYGVGISQAQISGLPNINRGIQDVTKLVPQSANNSFNGTNFRYNNVTIDGSINNDAIGFSPSLGGQTGTSGMPGSSTRSNSISLDAIQDVQVYIAPYDVKLGNFLGGSINAVTRSGSNDVTGSIYAYGRNAAITGNNRIGDNSKMPKAFEDFIYGGRVGLPVVKDKVFLFTNLEYTKRRDPVFYNANDPNALVNDAVAQQISDFVRNKYGFNAGSFDGYNNFSESAKLFNKLDWKINDKHTLSIKNNTVFSQASNLERDGANFRFSSMDFIQKNNASTTTLELKSRFNDKWNNNLVVGYSSIHDYRDPTSGNTMFPQAEISYNGGTILLGNDREATVFNMRQKTFEITDNLTYKTGHHTFLLGTHNELYNIDYGFVNALNGRISYKSLADFYNSNPSRIRGTYPFSGDGRETLFNNPYAQYKVNLFSLYFQDEINWGRLRLSPGVRVDYTDLPDKPRLSPLVQSSPQDPNYGNTYSYTPLSQLSNDYLNKPTLSPRLGFTFDVTGDRSVVLRGGSGIFVGRIPFAWLGYAYYNDGVGFGSYDYNAPTAAQLAANGDPLVSANFPKWQNSSKVQVDLVDNNFKMPKVWRSSLAFDYTFAGYKLTLEGIYTKVLYDLKFQQVNKTDNVTYYSYDTNHEMPVYTTNINSNFSNAYMLSNTKEGYRYNLTAKLSKSYNFGFNFFVAYTYGDAKDITNGIRNSMESNWQMNQSLTPNDPKLTTSNFAIKNRVVANLGYGLDISKSNRLSANVYFNAQSGNPFSWGFVNSTIANTGQAAGLSYIFKDATEATKYIVPIKDISGNILVTAQQQIADYESFVSSNKYLSSRRGKFTERNGDFTPWNIQADFKIMDEIRLSEKSKNNIQISLSIINLTNMLNKNWGKVYFVPNTFNSTASVGLTKVGNVAAGQSSAGDPTYNFKTPGLPYTIDQFASRFQAQLGVRYNF; this is encoded by the coding sequence ATGAAGAAAAAAATAATCTGTGCCTTTGCTTTATTGTCTTTTGGCTTTGCATTTTCACAGGAAACCACCTCTAAGATTTTTGGAAGGTTAAAAGGGATATCTTCCGAAGTTACGGTGAAAGTAGTACATATCCCCACCAACAGTACTTTTGAAACAAAAAGTAATAGTAAAGGGCAGTACAGTTTAGACAATCTTCAGCCCGGAGGTCCATATTCCATTGAAATATCGGACGGGTCGCAGGTTATTTATTCCAACACCAACCTCCAGCTCTCACTGGGAAATAATGATTTGCCTATAGTAGATATCGGTGGCAGTGAAAAAGCCATTGATGAGGTAAAGCTTACCTCTAAAAAAAGCAATGTGAAATATGGGGTTGGTATCAGCCAGGCACAGATTTCAGGACTTCCCAATATCAACAGAGGGATTCAGGATGTCACCAAACTGGTTCCTCAGAGCGCCAATAATTCTTTTAACGGAACTAATTTCAGATATAATAATGTAACCATTGACGGATCTATTAACAATGATGCCATTGGTTTCAGCCCGTCTCTGGGAGGGCAAACAGGAACATCGGGAATGCCCGGAAGCAGTACCCGTTCCAATTCTATAAGTCTTGATGCTATTCAGGACGTACAGGTATATATTGCTCCGTATGATGTAAAGCTGGGGAACTTTCTTGGCGGAAGTATTAATGCAGTAACCCGAAGCGGAAGCAATGACGTCACCGGGTCTATCTACGCTTACGGAAGAAATGCAGCTATTACAGGAAATAACAGGATTGGAGACAATTCCAAAATGCCAAAAGCCTTTGAGGATTTTATTTACGGAGGAAGAGTAGGGCTGCCGGTTGTGAAAGACAAAGTTTTTCTATTCACCAATTTGGAATATACCAAAAGAAGAGATCCGGTATTTTATAACGCCAATGATCCTAATGCCCTGGTAAATGATGCCGTGGCCCAGCAGATATCAGATTTTGTACGTAATAAGTACGGATTCAATGCAGGAAGCTTTGACGGATATAACAACTTTTCGGAAAGTGCCAAGCTTTTTAATAAACTGGACTGGAAGATTAATGATAAACACACGCTATCTATTAAAAATAATACGGTGTTTTCCCAGGCGTCCAATCTTGAAAGAGACGGAGCCAATTTCAGGTTTTCCAGCATGGATTTCATCCAGAAAAATAATGCTTCCACAACAACCCTTGAGCTGAAAAGCCGTTTTAATGATAAATGGAACAATAACTTAGTCGTAGGCTATTCTTCTATTCATGATTACAGGGATCCTACTTCTGGAAATACGATGTTTCCGCAGGCGGAAATATCGTATAACGGCGGAACCATCCTGCTGGGTAATGACAGGGAAGCCACTGTTTTCAATATGAGGCAGAAAACCTTTGAGATCACCGATAATCTTACCTACAAAACCGGACATCATACTTTCCTTCTAGGAACCCATAACGAATTGTATAACATCGATTATGGTTTTGTAAACGCCCTGAACGGAAGAATTTCCTATAAAAGTCTTGCAGATTTCTATAATTCCAATCCTTCAAGAATAAGAGGAACCTATCCTTTCAGCGGGGATGGTAGGGAAACTCTTTTTAACAACCCTTACGCTCAGTATAAAGTCAATCTCTTTTCCCTGTATTTTCAGGATGAGATCAATTGGGGAAGGCTTAGATTATCACCGGGTGTAAGAGTGGATTATACGGACCTTCCTGATAAACCACGCCTGAGTCCGCTGGTACAAAGCTCACCTCAGGATCCCAACTATGGAAATACTTATTCATATACACCGCTGAGCCAGCTTAGCAACGATTATCTTAACAAGCCTACACTATCTCCGAGATTAGGATTTACATTTGATGTGACCGGAGACAGATCAGTAGTTTTAAGAGGAGGGTCCGGTATTTTTGTCGGCAGAATTCCTTTTGCATGGCTGGGATATGCTTATTATAATGATGGAGTAGGTTTCGGAAGTTATGATTACAATGCTCCCACAGCTGCTCAGCTGGCTGCCAACGGAGATCCTCTGGTAAGTGCCAATTTTCCGAAATGGCAGAATTCTTCAAAAGTGCAGGTAGATCTTGTTGACAACAATTTTAAAATGCCTAAAGTATGGAGAAGCTCTTTAGCTTTTGATTATACATTCGCGGGATATAAACTTACGCTGGAAGGAATTTATACAAAAGTACTTTATGATCTTAAATTTCAGCAGGTAAACAAAACGGATAACGTAACGTACTACAGCTATGATACGAATCATGAAATGCCGGTTTACACAACAAATATCAACAGTAACTTTTCCAATGCCTATATGTTGTCCAATACCAAAGAAGGATACCGTTATAACCTGACGGCAAAGCTTTCCAAATCTTATAATTTCGGATTCAATTTCTTTGTGGCCTATACCTACGGAGATGCAAAAGATATTACAAACGGAATCAGAAACTCAATGGAAAGTAACTGGCAGATGAACCAGTCTCTGACGCCTAATGATCCTAAGCTGACAACATCTAATTTTGCCATTAAAAACAGAGTAGTAGCCAATCTGGGCTATGGTCTTGATATTTCAAAATCAAACAGGTTATCTGCTAATGTGTATTTCAATGCACAGTCAGGAAATCCTTTTTCGTGGGGATTTGTTAACAGTACAATAGCCAATACGGGACAGGCAGCAGGACTTTCTTATATCTTTAAAGATGCGACAGAAGCAACGAAATATATCGTCCCTATAAAAGATATTTCAGGGAATATATTGGTAACTGCCCAGCAACAGATTGCAGATTATGAGAGTTTTGTCAGCAGTAATAAATATTTAAGCTCCAGAAGAGGGAAGTTCACAGAAAGGAACGGAGATTTTACACCATGGAATATTCAGGCAGATTTTAAAATTATGGATGAGATAAGGCTTAGCGAAAAATCTAAGAATAATATTCAGATTTCCCTGAGTATCATTAATCTTACGAATATGCTGAACAAAAACTGGGGTAAAGTTTATTTTGTACCGAACACGTTCAATTCTACGGCAAGCGTAGGACTTACAAAAGTTGGAAATGTAGCAGCCGGACAATCTTCAGCAGGAGACCCCACCTATAACTTCAAAACACCCGGACTTCCTTATACTATTGATCAGTTTGCATCAAGATTCCAGGCGCAGCTTGGGGTAAGGTATAACTTTTAA
- a CDS encoding HD domain-containing protein yields MKSTIEKTVEFVKEKLEGAEAGHDWYHIERVWKLSEKIAVTENCNLDVVELSALLHDIADPKFHNGDETIAPKIAREFLEAQQVPEEVIQQVLFIINNISFKNRGELPAELPIELKIVQDADRIDAIGAIGIGRTFNFGGFKNNLMYDPEIQPSLNMSKDQYKKSNGTTINHFYEKLLLLKDMMNTGKGKELAQERHDYMLGFLDQFFKEWNVD; encoded by the coding sequence ATGAAAAGTACGATCGAAAAAACCGTAGAATTTGTAAAGGAAAAATTAGAAGGCGCAGAAGCCGGACATGACTGGTATCATATTGAAAGAGTATGGAAGCTGTCTGAAAAAATTGCAGTCACAGAAAACTGTAATCTTGATGTTGTAGAACTTTCAGCATTGCTTCATGATATTGCTGATCCGAAATTTCATAACGGAGACGAAACAATTGCCCCGAAAATAGCAAGAGAATTTCTCGAAGCACAGCAGGTTCCGGAAGAAGTGATACAGCAGGTTTTATTTATTATCAATAACATTTCGTTTAAAAACAGAGGCGAACTTCCTGCAGAACTTCCAATTGAGCTGAAGATCGTACAGGATGCCGACCGTATTGATGCTATAGGCGCTATCGGAATCGGAAGAACATTTAATTTTGGAGGTTTTAAAAATAACCTGATGTATGATCCTGAAATTCAGCCCAGCCTGAATATGTCTAAAGATCAGTATAAAAAATCCAACGGGACCACCATCAATCATTTCTACGAGAAACTTCTGCTTTTAAAAGATATGATGAATACCGGGAAAGGAAAAGAACTGGCTCAGGAAAGGCATGATTATATGCTGGGATTCCTTGATCAGTTCTTCAAAGAGTGGAATGTTGATTAA
- a CDS encoding ribonucleoside-diphosphate reductase subunit alpha produces MTSMEEQNSNIWWLNEESEQMLNRGYLLKGETVDGAIDRITTAAAKKLYKPELQPAFKEMIVKGWISFSSPVWANMGTQRGLPISCFNVHIPDSIEGITHKMGEVIMQTKIGGGTSGYFGELRNRGTAVTDNGKSSGAVSFMKLFDTAMDVVSQGGVRRGAFAAYLDIDHGDIEEFLSIKDIGSPIQNLFTGICVPDYWMQDMIDGDMDKRKIWARVLESRQQKGLPYIFFTDNVNRNKPQVYKDLGMPVNASNLCSEIMLPSTREESFICCLSSMNLELYDEWKDTDAVKLAVYFLDAVLTEFIEKTEGNYYLQGARNFAMRHRALGLGVLGYHSYLQKNMIPFESFEATQFNAKAFRHIKEQAEIASRELANIYGEPELLKGYGLRNTTTMAIAPTTSSSAILGQTSPGIEPFASNYYKAGLAKGNFMRKNKYLAKLLEEKGLDNEETWRTIMLNHGSVQHLKELTDEEKAVFKTFKEISPMEIISQAAQRQQYIDQAQSLNLQIPSTMPVKDVNYLYIEAWKKGVKTLYYQRSSSVSKEMMVNFVSCSACEA; encoded by the coding sequence ATAACATCTATGGAAGAACAAAATTCAAATATATGGTGGCTCAATGAAGAGTCTGAGCAGATGCTGAACAGAGGATATCTGTTAAAAGGAGAAACTGTGGACGGAGCCATCGACAGAATCACCACTGCAGCTGCAAAAAAATTATACAAGCCGGAATTACAACCTGCTTTTAAGGAAATGATCGTAAAAGGGTGGATCAGTTTCTCTTCTCCGGTTTGGGCGAACATGGGAACGCAGAGAGGTCTTCCTATCTCTTGTTTCAACGTTCACATTCCGGACAGTATTGAAGGCATTACCCACAAAATGGGTGAGGTAATTATGCAGACGAAAATTGGAGGTGGAACTTCAGGATATTTCGGAGAACTTAGAAACAGAGGAACTGCTGTAACAGATAACGGAAAATCTTCAGGAGCGGTTTCGTTCATGAAATTATTCGATACTGCAATGGATGTGGTTTCTCAGGGTGGTGTAAGAAGAGGCGCTTTTGCTGCTTATCTGGATATTGACCACGGTGATATTGAAGAATTCCTATCCATTAAAGATATCGGAAGTCCGATCCAGAACTTATTCACAGGAATTTGTGTTCCTGATTACTGGATGCAGGATATGATTGATGGGGATATGGATAAACGTAAAATCTGGGCAAGAGTTCTTGAAAGCCGTCAGCAGAAAGGTCTTCCATATATTTTCTTTACTGATAATGTTAACAGAAACAAGCCACAGGTTTATAAAGATTTAGGAATGCCTGTCAATGCAAGTAACCTTTGTTCTGAAATCATGCTTCCTTCTACAAGAGAAGAATCTTTCATCTGCTGCTTATCTTCCATGAACCTGGAATTGTATGATGAGTGGAAAGATACAGATGCTGTAAAATTGGCTGTTTACTTCCTGGATGCTGTTTTAACTGAATTTATCGAAAAAACAGAAGGAAACTATTACCTTCAGGGAGCAAGAAACTTTGCAATGCGTCACAGAGCTCTTGGATTAGGCGTTTTAGGATATCATTCTTATTTACAGAAAAACATGATTCCGTTTGAAAGTTTTGAGGCAACTCAGTTCAATGCAAAAGCTTTCAGACATATCAAAGAACAGGCAGAAATTGCATCAAGAGAATTAGCAAATATCTACGGTGAACCTGAATTATTAAAAGGATATGGACTGAGAAATACCACGACAATGGCTATCGCTCCTACTACTTCAAGTTCTGCGATTCTGGGCCAGACTTCTCCCGGAATTGAACCATTCGCTTCCAACTACTATAAAGCGGGTCTTGCTAAAGGAAACTTTATGCGTAAGAACAAATATTTAGCGAAACTGTTAGAAGAAAAAGGTCTTGATAACGAGGAAACCTGGAGAACGATTATGCTGAATCACGGTTCAGTACAGCATTTGAAAGAGCTTACTGATGAAGAGAAAGCAGTATTCAAAACTTTCAAGGAAATCTCTCCGATGGAAATTATCTCTCAGGCTGCACAAAGACAACAATATATTGACCAGGCTCAGTCTCTGAATTTACAGATCCCGTCTACAATGCCTGTAAAAGATGTGAACTACCTTTATATTGAAGCTTGGAAAAAAGGTGTTAAAACACTTTATTACCAAAGAAGTTCTTCAGTTTCTAAAGAAATGATGGTTAATTTTGTAAGCTGTTCTGCATGTGAAGCATAA
- a CDS encoding alpha/beta fold hydrolase, whose translation MEKLELITKDHVPLAVHLFRPEKSNGKLLLINAATGVKQQVYFSFARFFSEHGFTVISYDYRGIGLSKPKHMKGFKASMRIWGSEDYKTLTNYIKTEFSNYKKYCLGHSVGALILGMNEDSAMFDEFIFVGTQNAFVGNLKLKTKIEAYLGFGIVQPLTTGLLGYFPANWFGLGESLPKNCAYDWRTLILNRKSTNKLLEKIDDYSKNLTQKVFVIRAEDDVWLTEKGVLSLLNNTYPNLKPSYRLVKTSESDEKEIGHINFFRSYNKKLWNIILKELTDK comes from the coding sequence ATGGAAAAACTGGAACTCATTACAAAAGATCATGTACCTCTGGCAGTTCATCTTTTCAGGCCTGAAAAAAGCAATGGGAAACTGCTTCTGATTAACGCCGCGACGGGTGTGAAACAGCAGGTGTATTTCTCATTTGCCCGCTTCTTCTCGGAACATGGATTTACTGTGATTTCTTATGATTACAGAGGAATAGGGCTTTCAAAACCTAAACATATGAAAGGTTTTAAGGCTTCGATGAGAATCTGGGGCTCCGAAGATTATAAAACCCTTACAAACTATATTAAAACAGAGTTTTCAAACTATAAAAAATACTGTCTTGGGCATTCCGTTGGAGCACTGATTCTTGGAATGAATGAAGATTCTGCCATGTTTGACGAATTTATTTTTGTGGGAACCCAGAATGCATTTGTAGGAAATCTGAAACTGAAGACGAAAATTGAAGCCTATCTTGGATTTGGAATTGTTCAGCCTTTAACCACCGGACTATTAGGCTACTTTCCGGCAAATTGGTTTGGACTTGGAGAAAGTCTTCCAAAAAATTGTGCATATGACTGGAGAACCTTAATTTTAAACAGGAAATCTACCAACAAACTGTTGGAGAAAATTGATGACTATTCTAAAAATTTGACCCAGAAAGTGTTTGTGATCCGTGCAGAAGATGATGTATGGCTAACTGAAAAAGGAGTATTAAGTCTTTTAAATAATACATATCCCAATCTTAAGCCTTCCTACAGACTGGTAAAAACCTCTGAATCTGATGAAAAAGAGATCGGGCATATCAATTTTTTTAGAAGTTATAATAAAAAGCTTTGGAATATTATTTTAAAAGAATTGACAGATAAATGA
- a CDS encoding T9SS type A sorting domain-containing protein: MKKIILTLIVGCSSMAYTQNLNFTDSKFKAFILSSDASNGIAKNISGSPIAIDTNGDGEIQVSEAEQVKILNIKKNGTVPYNDLPDSISDAKSFPNMEELYIYDTKSAILKFADHNKIRKVVYTGTGRFTDNSGISQIVPVDFSFDHCSAVQDIHQFASDINLNNPVNTILRFKNCPQLTGNQTITSKDIKELYLEALNISSLTFTSCQLLGKISVPNLNTITKISVSGIPHSVGTSVNQNIELIANNCINLQEIIADTDHYDTNGAYFSSVNLDGCTALKKIKGLNSATIDFSAAGLINLEELDCAYYNRYGYNTTSGIYFGDVTSLNLAGLPKLKVLKAFNQKMMNDINFSAAQTLESIDITSSCGFMNWVNVNNLPHLHTLKTDRFDTLNTQGNDDLQKITAKNCTALTNLIFRNNNHLKELDLQNCLSLQKLSIGFYAANSDGVFTELQTINLKQCTGLKDLVINNTKINALNITDCIALQSLELAQDDFLPMVNVSNNTNLEDLTINNLPVVSNINTSANLNLKNAYFNNCPQITELNFSNSSHFQGLTLWNMPNLTYVNLRNGSIEEYHDYLNYNTNLSMCVDNGQLNDLQNLYPDIAFTTNCGSFLAVNDSKNSKIEIIASPNPVKDFIQVKSKDKIQNIKIYDAQGRALYSENFNQDLIRIDLSGFSDGMYILKIKTEKTEVSKKIIKE, translated from the coding sequence ATGAAAAAAATTATTCTTACTCTCATTGTAGGCTGTTCTTCTATGGCTTATACTCAAAATCTAAATTTTACAGATTCAAAATTTAAGGCTTTCATTCTAAGCTCTGATGCCAGCAACGGTATTGCTAAAAATATCAGCGGAAGCCCTATTGCTATAGATACAAACGGAGACGGAGAAATCCAGGTTTCGGAAGCTGAACAGGTAAAAATTTTAAACATCAAAAAAAACGGGACAGTACCTTACAATGATCTTCCTGATTCCATTAGTGATGCAAAGTCTTTCCCCAATATGGAGGAATTGTATATCTATGACACGAAGTCTGCCATCCTTAAATTTGCTGATCATAATAAAATCCGAAAAGTGGTTTACACAGGAACAGGTAGGTTTACAGATAATTCCGGTATCTCTCAAATCGTTCCGGTAGATTTTTCTTTTGATCATTGTTCCGCGGTACAGGATATCCATCAGTTTGCGTCTGATATTAATTTAAATAATCCTGTTAATACAATCCTTCGATTTAAAAACTGTCCCCAACTTACCGGAAATCAAACCATCACGTCTAAAGATATTAAAGAACTTTATCTCGAAGCCCTGAATATCAGCAGTCTGACATTCACCTCATGTCAGCTTTTGGGGAAAATTTCAGTTCCCAATCTAAATACCATAACAAAAATCTCTGTTTCAGGAATACCTCATTCTGTAGGAACCTCTGTTAATCAAAATATAGAATTGATTGCCAATAATTGTATAAATCTTCAGGAAATTATTGCTGATACAGATCATTATGATACAAATGGAGCCTATTTTTCTTCTGTTAATCTTGACGGATGTACTGCTCTTAAAAAAATTAAAGGTCTGAATTCTGCCACCATTGATTTTTCAGCAGCCGGGCTAATAAATCTGGAAGAACTGGATTGTGCCTATTATAACAGATATGGATACAATACAACATCCGGTATTTATTTTGGAGATGTAACGTCTCTGAATCTAGCGGGCCTGCCAAAACTTAAAGTACTGAAAGCTTTCAACCAAAAGATGATGAATGATATCAACTTCAGTGCGGCGCAGACTTTGGAAAGCATCGATATTACCAGCTCATGCGGTTTTATGAATTGGGTAAATGTGAACAATCTTCCTCATCTGCATACTTTAAAAACGGATAGATTTGATACCTTAAATACTCAAGGTAATGACGACCTTCAAAAGATTACGGCTAAAAACTGTACTGCTTTAACAAATTTGATCTTTAGAAATAACAATCATTTAAAAGAATTAGATCTACAAAACTGCCTAAGTCTGCAAAAATTATCTATTGGTTTCTACGCGGCCAACAGTGATGGGGTATTCACCGAATTACAAACAATTAATTTAAAACAATGTACCGGACTTAAAGATCTCGTTATAAACAACACTAAAATTAATGCGCTAAATATTACGGACTGTATTGCTTTACAATCACTGGAACTGGCGCAGGATGATTTCCTTCCTATGGTCAATGTCTCCAATAATACAAATCTGGAAGACCTTACCATCAATAATTTGCCTGTAGTATCCAACATAAACACTTCGGCCAATCTCAATTTAAAAAATGCCTATTTTAATAATTGTCCTCAAATTACCGAACTGAACTTTTCAAACAGTTCCCATTTCCAGGGTTTAACTTTATGGAATATGCCTAACCTTACCTATGTGAATTTAAGAAACGGTTCCATAGAGGAGTATCATGATTATTTAAATTACAATACTAATCTTTCCATGTGTGTAGATAATGGCCAGCTGAATGATCTGCAGAATCTATACCCTGATATTGCTTTTACAACGAATTGCGGAAGCTTCCTGGCAGTAAATGATTCAAAAAACAGCAAAATTGAAATTATAGCTTCCCCCAATCCGGTAAAAGATTTTATTCAGGTAAAATCTAAAGATAAAATCCAAAATATAAAAATATACGATGCACAGGGAAGAGCTCTTTACAGTGAAAATTTCAATCAGGATTTGATCAGGATTGATCTGTCAGGCTTTTCAGATGGAATGTATATATTAAAAATTAAGACTGAAAAAACGGAAGTTTCCAAAAAGATCATAAAAGAATAG
- a CDS encoding DUF72 domain-containing protein, producing MKFGQVEDPSKIDFTLPKDHSRTKDILSQNKKGLENISIGCAKWNKTDLKGFYPKGTKDELTYYGTQFNSIELNATFYGMPTPEQVAVWKEKTPENFKFFPKITNTVSHFRRLIDVTEPVTNFASAVMNFDQKMGMAFLQLHDNFKPKDYDRLEKFVKDWPEEVPLAIELRNTEWFTDEEVFNTTCELFEAHNITNIIVDTAGRRDMLHMRLTTPNAFIRYVGANAESDYERMDDWMERLTKWKKEGLQNAYFFVHQNIEKASPLLSAYFIKKMNDEWKTDLHVPQMASDNNGTLF from the coding sequence ATGAAATTCGGACAAGTAGAAGACCCGTCAAAGATAGATTTCACCCTTCCTAAAGATCATTCCCGAACTAAAGACATTTTAAGTCAAAATAAAAAAGGCCTGGAAAATATTTCTATAGGATGTGCTAAATGGAATAAAACCGACCTTAAGGGATTTTATCCTAAAGGTACCAAAGACGAATTGACATATTATGGAACGCAATTCAATTCTATTGAGCTGAATGCTACTTTTTATGGAATGCCTACCCCGGAACAAGTGGCGGTCTGGAAAGAAAAAACCCCTGAAAATTTCAAGTTTTTCCCAAAGATTACCAATACCGTTTCTCATTTCAGGAGACTGATTGACGTTACTGAACCTGTGACCAATTTTGCTTCGGCGGTCATGAATTTTGATCAAAAAATGGGAATGGCTTTCCTCCAGCTTCATGACAATTTCAAGCCTAAGGATTATGACAGACTGGAAAAATTTGTAAAAGACTGGCCTGAAGAAGTACCTCTCGCCATTGAGCTCAGAAATACAGAATGGTTCACAGATGAAGAAGTTTTCAATACAACCTGTGAGCTTTTTGAAGCCCATAATATTACCAATATCATCGTAGATACTGCAGGAAGAAGGGATATGCTTCATATGCGCCTTACAACACCTAATGCGTTCATCCGATATGTAGGAGCCAATGCAGAAAGCGATTATGAAAGAATGGATGACTGGATGGAGCGTCTGACAAAGTGGAAAAAGGAAGGCCTTCAGAATGCGTATTTCTTTGTGCATCAGAATATTGAAAAAGCATCTCCGCTGTTGTCTGCCTATTTCATTAAAAAGATGAATGATGAATGGAAAACAGACCTCCATGTTCCGCAAATGGCTTCTGATAATAACGGAACCCTGTTTTAA